The following are encoded together in the Triticum dicoccoides isolate Atlit2015 ecotype Zavitan chromosome 6B, WEW_v2.0, whole genome shotgun sequence genome:
- the LOC119324217 gene encoding aldehyde dehydrogenase family 3 member F1-like yields MGSLHEEPEHGFGGLLSGLQEAYGSGRTKDLAWRRAQLKGLLRLLTEKEEEIFDALHDDLGKHRAESYRDELGALVKSVNHTLKNLERWAAPEKAQAPLVSFPATALVVPEPLGVVLVFSCWNLPLGLALEPVSGALAAGNVVVVKPSELAPSTAAFLATNIPRYLDPKAVKVILGGPEVGEQLMEHRWDKVLFTGSANVGRLILTKAAKHLTPVALELGSKCPCIVDQLDSKRDRQIAVNRIAGAKWSVCAGQACVAIDYILVEEKFAPILIDLLKSTVKRFTATPECMARILNTKHFQRLSNFLDDDRVARSVVHGGSVNQKTLTIEPTILLNPPLDSDIMTEEIFGPLLPIITVKKIEDTIKFVTSMPKPLAIYAFTKNEKLKHRIINETSSGSITFNDAIVQYVVEGLPFGGIGQSGFGQYHGKYSFELFSNKKAVFKRSFLIEFMFRYPPWDDSKIGMLRHVYNTNYILLLLGLLGLRR; encoded by the exons ATGGGAAGCCTGCACGAGGAGCCCGAGCATGGCTTCGGCGGCCTGCTGAGCGGCTTGCAAGAGGCGTACGGGAGCGGCCGGACCAAGGACCTCGCCTGGAGGCGGGCGCAGCTCAAGGGGCTCCTCCGGCTCCtcacggagaaggaggaggagatctTCGACGCGCTCCACGACGACCTCGGCAAGCACCGCGCCGAGTCCTACAGGGACGAG CTTGGGGCTCTCGTCAAGTCCGTCAACCACACGCTGAAAAACCTCGAGAGATGGGCGGCCCCCGAGAAG GCTCAGGCGCCGCTGGTTTCCTTCCCGGCGACCGCGCTGGTGGTGCCCGAGCCGCTCGGCGTTGTGCTCGTGTTCTCCTGCTGGAATTTGCCACTAG GTTTGGCTTTGGAGCCGGTCTCTGGCGCACTAGCAGCTGGCAACGTTGTGGTTGTAAAGCCCTCCGAGCTTGCTCCATCCACCGCAGCGTTCCTTGCTACCAATATACCAAGGTATCTCGATCCTAAGGCTGTGAAGGTCATCTTAGGTGGACCTGAAGTTGGAGAACAACTCATGGAGCACAGATGGGACAAAGTTCTTTTCACCG GAAGCGCCAATGTAGGGCGTCTTATTTTGACGAAAGCAGCAAAGCACTTGACCCCTGTCGCGCTTGAACTTGGGTCAAAATGTCCGTGCATTGTTGATCAACTCGATAGTAAGAGAGACAGACAG ATTGCAGTGAATCGAATAGCGGGAGCAAAATGGTCAGTTTGTGCCGGCCAAGCTTGTGTTGCCATCGACTACATCCTGGTAGAGGAGAAATTTGCACCTATTCTG ATTGATCTACTAAAATCAACGGTCAAGAGATTTACCGCTACACCGGAGTGCATGGCTCGGATCTTGAACACAAAGCACTTCCAAAGGTTAAGCAACTTTTTGGATGATGATAGGGTGGCACGTTCAGTGGTGCACGGGGGATCAGTAAACCAGAAGACCTT GACCATTGAACCCACCATACTGCTAAACCCTCCACTCGATTCTGACATCATGACTGAGGAGATATTCGGCCCACTGCTCCCTATCATCACG GTAAAGAAGATCGAAGATACCATTAAGTTTGTCACATCGATGCCGAAACCATTGGCAATCTACGCTTTCACCAAAAACGAGAAGCTAAAACACCGAATTATAAATGAAACGTCATCTGGAAGCATCACATTCAACGACGCAATTGTGCAG TACGTAGTAGAAGGTCTTCCGTTCGGTGGCATCGGGCAAAGCGGGTTCGGACAGTACCATGGCAAATACAGCTTCGAGCTTTTCAGCAACAAAAAGGCAGTGTTCAAGAGAAGCTTCCTAATTGAGTTTATGTTTAGATACCCACCATGGGACGACAGTAAAATCGGGATGTTAAGACATGTTTACAATACGAACTACATTCTTCTACTCCTTGGACTGCTCGGCCTGAGGAGATGA
- the LOC119320120 gene encoding salt tolerance receptor-like cytoplasmic kinase 1, whose amino-acid sequence MLPGCGLLDCLRLGERDTHDAGRTDPRVSADPSGASASGGKSGRARRLEWAEVESVTGGFSSRVIGQGGFSTVYLASLTSSRLGAVKVQRSSERLHRVFRQELDVLMSVRHPHIVRLLGYCDKREEGVLVFEYAPNGDLHERLHRSGQKRAALPWARRMAVAFQVAMALEYLHESQDPAVIHGDIKASNVLLDANMDVKLCDFGFAHVGFSAAVLPAAARASARHVMGSPGYVDPHFLRSGVATKKSDVYSFGVLLLELVTGRGAICADTGCRLTVTVAPVVSEGKVADVVDQRLGDAYDREEAVTVAALALQCINVSSGHRPSMTDVVRVLQEKTSALISAAGPKPASKMVIS is encoded by the exons ATGTTGCCCGGGTGCGGGCTGTTGGATTGCCTTCGCCTCGGCGAGCGCGACACGCATGACGCCGGCCGGACGGACCCCCGCGTCTCGGCCGACCCGAGCGGCGCGTCGGCGTCCGGCGGCAAGAGCGGGCGGGCGAGGCGGCTCGAGTGGGCCGAGGTCGAGTCGGTCACGGGCGGCTTCTCGTCCCGCGTGATTGGCCAGGGCGGGTTCAGCACCGTGTACCTGGCGTCGCTCACCTCCTCCCGCCTCGGCGCCGTCAAGGTGCAGCGGAGCAGCGAGCGCCTCCACCGCGTCTTCCGCCAGGAGCTCGACGTGCTCATGTCCGTGCGCCATCCCCACATCGTCCGCCTGCTCGGCTACTGCGACAAACGAG AGGAAGGCGTCTTGGTGTTCGAGTACGCTCCCAACGGCGACCTGCACGAGAGGCTACACCGGAGCGGCCAGAAGCGGGCGGCACTGCCGTGGGCGCGGCGGATGGCCGTCGCGTTCCAGGTGGCGATGGCGCTGGAGTACCTCCACGAGAGCCAGGATCCCGCGGTCATCCACGGCGACATCAAGGCGTCCAACGTCCTGCTCGACGCCAACATGGACGTCAAGCTCTGCGACTTCGGCTTCGCCCACGTCGGCTTCTCCGCCGCGGTCCTCCCCGCCGCGGCAAGGGCGTCGGCGCGCCACGTCATGGGCTCCCCGGGGTACGTGGACCCGCACTTCCTCCGCTCCGGCGTGGCCACCAAGAAGAGCGACGTGTACAGCTTCggggtgctgctgctggagctcgtGACCGGGCGGGGGGCCATCTGCGCAGACACGGGTTGCCGGCTCACGGTCACCGTGGCACCCGTGGTCAGCGAGGGCAAAGTGGCCGACGTGGTGGACCAGAGGTTGGGAGACGCGTACGATCGCGAGGAGGCCGTGACCGTGGCGGCGCTCGCGCTGCAGTGCATCAACGTCAGCTCCGGGCACCGGCCGTCCATGACGGACGTGGTGCGCGTTCTCCAGGAGAAGACGTCGGCGTTGATCTCCGCCGCTGGACCTAAGCCGGCCAGCAAGATGGTGATTTCGTAA